In Deinococcus cellulosilyticus NBRC 106333 = KACC 11606, a single window of DNA contains:
- a CDS encoding SPFH domain-containing protein produces MEITVFTIVVVVLAIIIVMRGVVIVPQGYQYTVERFGKYVKTLEPGFSVLIPVMEQVGRRVNMMEQVLDVPSQEVITRDNALVRVDGVVFYQVLNAAKASYEVSGLKPAIMALTQTNIRTVMGSLDLDELLSKRDEINARLLAVVDEATEPWGVKVTRIEIKDITPPADLVESMGRQMKAERDKRALILEAEGAKQSAVLRAEGQRQAAILEAEGQRQAQILAAEASKQAAFLAAEARERQAEAEARATGLVSEAIAKGSVQAINYFVATRYTEALEKMASANNHKVILMPLEASNVIGALGGIAQIAQDTFRKE; encoded by the coding sequence ATGGAAATCACTGTCTTTACCATTGTGGTTGTCGTGTTGGCCATCATCATTGTGATGCGTGGTGTGGTGATCGTCCCGCAGGGATACCAGTACACCGTCGAACGCTTTGGGAAATATGTGAAGACCCTGGAACCCGGTTTCAGCGTGCTGATTCCGGTCATGGAGCAGGTGGGACGCCGCGTGAACATGATGGAACAGGTGCTCGATGTGCCCAGCCAGGAGGTCATCACCCGGGACAACGCCCTGGTGCGGGTGGACGGGGTGGTCTTCTATCAGGTGCTGAATGCTGCGAAGGCCTCCTATGAAGTCAGTGGCCTCAAGCCTGCCATCATGGCCCTCACCCAGACCAACATCCGCACGGTGATGGGCTCCCTGGACCTCGATGAACTGCTGAGCAAGCGGGATGAAATCAATGCCCGTCTGCTTGCGGTGGTGGATGAGGCGACGGAACCCTGGGGCGTGAAAGTCACCCGCATTGAGATCAAGGACATCACCCCTCCTGCGGATCTGGTGGAGAGCATGGGCCGACAGATGAAAGCAGAGCGTGACAAGCGCGCCCTGATTCTGGAGGCAGAAGGGGCCAAGCAATCGGCGGTGCTGCGGGCAGAGGGCCAGAGGCAGGCCGCCATTCTGGAGGCAGAAGGCCAGAGGCAGGCACAGATTCTCGCAGCAGAGGCCAGCAAGCAGGCTGCGTTTCTTGCTGCAGAGGCCCGTGAACGCCAGGCCGAAGCCGAGGCAAGGGCCACAGGTCTGGTCTCTGAAGCCATTGCGAAGGGAAGTGTGCAGGCCATCAACTACTTTGTGGCCACCCGTTACACGGAAGCCCTGGAGAAGATGGCCTCTGCAAACAACCACAAGGTAATCCTGATGCCCCTGGAGGCCTCCAACGTCATTGGTGCACTGGGAGGCATTGCCCAGATTGCCCAGGACACCTTCCGGAAGGAGTGA
- a CDS encoding NfeD family protein: MDGLSPWMWWIAGAVLMVLEILLPGFFLLWLGLGAAGTGVLLWLVPALSVPLQLILFAVLSVVLVGVFRGVYLKQLNPPTTEHLNDRTEALIGRICTVTRAIQNGQGQVKVGDSVWRASGPDVQAGGTVRIVGAEGTTLKVVPVE, encoded by the coding sequence ATGGATGGCCTGAGTCCGTGGATGTGGTGGATTGCGGGTGCAGTCCTGATGGTGCTGGAAATCCTGCTTCCGGGGTTTTTCCTGCTGTGGCTGGGCCTGGGAGCTGCCGGAACCGGGGTGCTGCTCTGGCTTGTTCCGGCCCTATCGGTGCCCCTGCAACTCATCCTTTTTGCTGTGCTGTCGGTGGTGCTGGTGGGAGTCTTCAGAGGGGTGTACCTGAAGCAGCTGAATCCGCCCACAACAGAGCACCTCAATGACCGCACCGAAGCCCTGATCGGGCGCATCTGCACGGTGACCCGTGCCATTCAGAACGGGCAGGGTCAGGTCAAGGTGGGAGATTCTGTCTGGAGGGCCAGTGGTCCAGATGTGCAGGCAGGAGGCACTGTGCGCATTGTCGGAGCGGAAGGCACCACACTGAAAGTCGTTCCTGTGGAGTGA